One Microtus pennsylvanicus isolate mMicPen1 chromosome 3, mMicPen1.hap1, whole genome shotgun sequence DNA window includes the following coding sequences:
- the Gask1a gene encoding Golgi-associated kinase 1A isoform X2 produces MASWLWRRLRGKKRSVMAFCLLMILSAVTVTHFPPEHPASTPRLGPIELQGKIGMPEPNIWQTLNSSQRQRARNLGFRKGWALPRDSILVCAEKQSHRERVDRSRHPLRVRRDAAGPGGPTLSVQHRVQENEVRDAGGTDLDQPEHSGPVQERQNKTDTLVRPLRGSSLATFQARRGTAAVSLAGSSLPGAKDRVLPGGKAGGITSGPGTHWWPGTAAELQRSPWCRTETPGSLASAAAGEKVPPWFTEHDIQTLWLLAHGEVVGKARVPAHGQVLQVGLSATGAFQDMSPLRLSQLCSQGLCGLIKRPRDLHEVLAFHVDRVLGLRRSLPAVARGFRSPLLPYRYTDGGLRPAIWWAPDVEHLGDPDEDQNSLALGWLQYQALLASGCSWPGQSLCPGIHHAEWARLALFDFLLQVHDRLDRYCCGFEPEPSDPCVEEGLREKCQNPEELRLVHILTMPVISSNLRTS; encoded by the exons GCGTCTTGGCTCTGGAGAAGGCTTCGTGGCAAGAAACGGTCAGTGATGGCATTCTGCCTCCTGATGATCCTGTCTGCAGTGACTGTCACTCACTTCCCCCCGGAGCATCCAGCGTCCACCCCCAGACTTGGTCCCATAGAGCTCCAGGGGAAAATCGGCATGCCTGAGCCCAACATTTGGCAGACTTTGAACTCTAGCCAGAGGCAGCGGGCAAGAAACCTGGGCTTCCGAAAAGGCTGGGCTTTGCCCAGAGATTCCATCTTGGTCTGTGCTGAGAAGCAAAGCCACAGAGAGCGAGTGGACAGAAGCAGACACCCACTGAGGGTCAGGAGAGATGCCGCTGGGCCAGGAGGTCCAACACTCAGTGTCCAACATCGTGTGCAGGAGAATGAGGTCAGAGATGCAGGAGGCACAGACCTGGACCAGCCTGAGCACAGTGGTCCTGTCCAAGAGAGGCAGAATAAGACAGACACCCTGGTTAGACCACTCCGGGGGAGCAGCCTGGCAACTTTCCAGGCACGGAGAGGAACCGCTGCAGTGAGTTTGGCTGGGAGCTCCCTGCCAGGAGCCAAGGACAGAGTCTTACCTGGCGGGAAGGCTGGGGGTATCACCTCAGGTCCAGGGACTCACTGGTGGCCTGGTACTGCTGCAGAGCTGCAGAGGTCCCCGTGGTGCCGTACTGAGACCCCCGGGTCATTGGCCAGTGCGGCAGCTGGGGAGAAGGTTCCACCGTGGTTCACAGAACATGACATCCAGACTCTCTGGTTATTGGCCCATGGGGAGGTGGTGGGCAAAGCCAGGGTTCCCGCCCACGGGCAGGTACTGCAGGTCGGACTATCTGCTACAGGTGCCTTCCAGGACATGTCTCCTCTCAGGCTCAGCCAACTCTGCTCCCAGGGCCTCTGCGGCCTCATCAAGAGGCCCAGGGACCTGCATGAAGTCCTAGCCTTCCACGTGGACCGTGTACTGGGGCTCCGACGGAGCCTGCCTGCTGTAGCCCGGGGCTTCCGCAGTCCTCTTCTGCCTTACCGCTACACGGATGGCGGTCTGAGGCCCGCCATCTGGTGGGCACCCGATGTCGAGCACCTAGGAGACCCAGATGAGGATCAGAACTCTCTAGCCTTGGGCTGGTTGCAGTACCAGGCCCTGCTGGCTAGCGGCTGCAGCTGGCCAGGCCAGAGCCTGTGCCCGGGCATCCACCATGCTGAGTGGGCACGTTTGGCCCTCTTTGACTTCCTGCTGCAG GTCCATGACCGCCTGGATCGCTACTGCTGCGGCTTTGAGCCCGAGCCCTCAGACCCCTGTGTGGAAGAGGGGCTTCGAGAGAAATGTCAGAACCCAGAAGAGCTGCGGCTGGTGCACATCCTG ACAATGCCGGTAATCTCCAGCAATCTGAGGACAAGCTGA
- the Gask1a gene encoding Golgi-associated kinase 1A isoform X1 produces MASWLWRRLRGKKRSVMAFCLLMILSAVTVTHFPPEHPASTPRLGPIELQGKIGMPEPNIWQTLNSSQRQRARNLGFRKGWALPRDSILVCAEKQSHRERVDRSRHPLRVRRDAAGPGGPTLSVQHRVQENEVRDAGGTDLDQPEHSGPVQERQNKTDTLVRPLRGSSLATFQARRGTAAVSLAGSSLPGAKDRVLPGGKAGGITSGPGTHWWPGTAAELQRSPWCRTETPGSLASAAAGEKVPPWFTEHDIQTLWLLAHGEVVGKARVPAHGQVLQVGLSATGAFQDMSPLRLSQLCSQGLCGLIKRPRDLHEVLAFHVDRVLGLRRSLPAVARGFRSPLLPYRYTDGGLRPAIWWAPDVEHLGDPDEDQNSLALGWLQYQALLASGCSWPGQSLCPGIHHAEWARLALFDFLLQVHDRLDRYCCGFEPEPSDPCVEEGLREKCQNPEELRLVHILVRSSDPSRLVFIDNAGNLQQSEDKLNFRLLEGIDGFPESVVKVLASGCLQNLLLKSLQMDQVFWESQGGARGLKHALETLERRGQVLLRHIQRHNLTLFGDKDL; encoded by the exons GCGTCTTGGCTCTGGAGAAGGCTTCGTGGCAAGAAACGGTCAGTGATGGCATTCTGCCTCCTGATGATCCTGTCTGCAGTGACTGTCACTCACTTCCCCCCGGAGCATCCAGCGTCCACCCCCAGACTTGGTCCCATAGAGCTCCAGGGGAAAATCGGCATGCCTGAGCCCAACATTTGGCAGACTTTGAACTCTAGCCAGAGGCAGCGGGCAAGAAACCTGGGCTTCCGAAAAGGCTGGGCTTTGCCCAGAGATTCCATCTTGGTCTGTGCTGAGAAGCAAAGCCACAGAGAGCGAGTGGACAGAAGCAGACACCCACTGAGGGTCAGGAGAGATGCCGCTGGGCCAGGAGGTCCAACACTCAGTGTCCAACATCGTGTGCAGGAGAATGAGGTCAGAGATGCAGGAGGCACAGACCTGGACCAGCCTGAGCACAGTGGTCCTGTCCAAGAGAGGCAGAATAAGACAGACACCCTGGTTAGACCACTCCGGGGGAGCAGCCTGGCAACTTTCCAGGCACGGAGAGGAACCGCTGCAGTGAGTTTGGCTGGGAGCTCCCTGCCAGGAGCCAAGGACAGAGTCTTACCTGGCGGGAAGGCTGGGGGTATCACCTCAGGTCCAGGGACTCACTGGTGGCCTGGTACTGCTGCAGAGCTGCAGAGGTCCCCGTGGTGCCGTACTGAGACCCCCGGGTCATTGGCCAGTGCGGCAGCTGGGGAGAAGGTTCCACCGTGGTTCACAGAACATGACATCCAGACTCTCTGGTTATTGGCCCATGGGGAGGTGGTGGGCAAAGCCAGGGTTCCCGCCCACGGGCAGGTACTGCAGGTCGGACTATCTGCTACAGGTGCCTTCCAGGACATGTCTCCTCTCAGGCTCAGCCAACTCTGCTCCCAGGGCCTCTGCGGCCTCATCAAGAGGCCCAGGGACCTGCATGAAGTCCTAGCCTTCCACGTGGACCGTGTACTGGGGCTCCGACGGAGCCTGCCTGCTGTAGCCCGGGGCTTCCGCAGTCCTCTTCTGCCTTACCGCTACACGGATGGCGGTCTGAGGCCCGCCATCTGGTGGGCACCCGATGTCGAGCACCTAGGAGACCCAGATGAGGATCAGAACTCTCTAGCCTTGGGCTGGTTGCAGTACCAGGCCCTGCTGGCTAGCGGCTGCAGCTGGCCAGGCCAGAGCCTGTGCCCGGGCATCCACCATGCTGAGTGGGCACGTTTGGCCCTCTTTGACTTCCTGCTGCAG GTCCATGACCGCCTGGATCGCTACTGCTGCGGCTTTGAGCCCGAGCCCTCAGACCCCTGTGTGGAAGAGGGGCTTCGAGAGAAATGTCAGAACCCAGAAGAGCTGCGGCTGGTGCACATCCTG GTCCGGAGCAGTGATCCATCTCGTTTGGTGTTCATAGACAATGCCGGTAATCTCCAGCAATCTGAGGACAAGCTGAACTTTCGGCTGCTGGAAGGCATAGATGG GTTTCCTGAGTCCGTTGTGAAGGTTCTTGCATCAGGGTGTCTACAGAACCTGCTGCTCAAGTCGCTGCAGATGGACCAGGTGTTCTGGGAGAGCCAAGGCGGAGCCAGAGGTCTGAAGCACGCCCTTGAGACACTGGAGAGGCGAGGACAGGTCCTGCTGAGACACATTCAGAGGCACAACCTCACGCTGTTTGGGGACAAGGACCTGTGA
- the Gask1a gene encoding Golgi-associated kinase 1A isoform X3 → MASWLWRRLRGKKRSVMAFCLLMILSAVTVTHFPPEHPASTPRLGPIELQGKIGMPEPNIWQTLNSSQRQRARNLGFRKGWALPRDSILVCAEKQSHRERVDRSRHPLRVRRDAAGPGGPTLSVQHRVQENEVRDAGGTDLDQPEHSGPVQERQNKTDTLVRPLRGSSLATFQARRGTAAVSLAGSSLPGAKDRVLPGGKAGGITSGPGTHWWPGTAAELQRSPWCRTETPGSLASAAAGEKVPPWFTEHDIQTLWLLAHGEVVGKARVPAHGQVLQVGLSATGAFQDMSPLRLSQLCSQGLCGLIKRPRDLHEVLAFHVDRVLGLRRSLPAVARGFRSPLLPYRYTDGGLRPAIWWAPDVEHLGDPDEDQNSLALGWLQYQALLASGCSWPGQSLCPGIHHAEWARLALFDFLLQVHDRLDRYCCGFEPEPSDPCVEEGLREKCQNPEELRLVHILVS, encoded by the exons GCGTCTTGGCTCTGGAGAAGGCTTCGTGGCAAGAAACGGTCAGTGATGGCATTCTGCCTCCTGATGATCCTGTCTGCAGTGACTGTCACTCACTTCCCCCCGGAGCATCCAGCGTCCACCCCCAGACTTGGTCCCATAGAGCTCCAGGGGAAAATCGGCATGCCTGAGCCCAACATTTGGCAGACTTTGAACTCTAGCCAGAGGCAGCGGGCAAGAAACCTGGGCTTCCGAAAAGGCTGGGCTTTGCCCAGAGATTCCATCTTGGTCTGTGCTGAGAAGCAAAGCCACAGAGAGCGAGTGGACAGAAGCAGACACCCACTGAGGGTCAGGAGAGATGCCGCTGGGCCAGGAGGTCCAACACTCAGTGTCCAACATCGTGTGCAGGAGAATGAGGTCAGAGATGCAGGAGGCACAGACCTGGACCAGCCTGAGCACAGTGGTCCTGTCCAAGAGAGGCAGAATAAGACAGACACCCTGGTTAGACCACTCCGGGGGAGCAGCCTGGCAACTTTCCAGGCACGGAGAGGAACCGCTGCAGTGAGTTTGGCTGGGAGCTCCCTGCCAGGAGCCAAGGACAGAGTCTTACCTGGCGGGAAGGCTGGGGGTATCACCTCAGGTCCAGGGACTCACTGGTGGCCTGGTACTGCTGCAGAGCTGCAGAGGTCCCCGTGGTGCCGTACTGAGACCCCCGGGTCATTGGCCAGTGCGGCAGCTGGGGAGAAGGTTCCACCGTGGTTCACAGAACATGACATCCAGACTCTCTGGTTATTGGCCCATGGGGAGGTGGTGGGCAAAGCCAGGGTTCCCGCCCACGGGCAGGTACTGCAGGTCGGACTATCTGCTACAGGTGCCTTCCAGGACATGTCTCCTCTCAGGCTCAGCCAACTCTGCTCCCAGGGCCTCTGCGGCCTCATCAAGAGGCCCAGGGACCTGCATGAAGTCCTAGCCTTCCACGTGGACCGTGTACTGGGGCTCCGACGGAGCCTGCCTGCTGTAGCCCGGGGCTTCCGCAGTCCTCTTCTGCCTTACCGCTACACGGATGGCGGTCTGAGGCCCGCCATCTGGTGGGCACCCGATGTCGAGCACCTAGGAGACCCAGATGAGGATCAGAACTCTCTAGCCTTGGGCTGGTTGCAGTACCAGGCCCTGCTGGCTAGCGGCTGCAGCTGGCCAGGCCAGAGCCTGTGCCCGGGCATCCACCATGCTGAGTGGGCACGTTTGGCCCTCTTTGACTTCCTGCTGCAG GTCCATGACCGCCTGGATCGCTACTGCTGCGGCTTTGAGCCCGAGCCCTCAGACCCCTGTGTGGAAGAGGGGCTTCGAGAGAAATGTCAGAACCCAGAAGAGCTGCGGCTGGTGCACATCCTG GTTTCCTGA
- the Pomgnt2 gene encoding protein O-linked-mannose beta-1,4-N-acetylglucosaminyltransferase 2 — MHLSAVLNALLVSVLAAVLWKHVRLREHAAALEEELALGQQSLDPVSGMRVDYPKALQILMEGGTQMVCTGRTHTDRICRFKWLCYSNEIEEFIFFHGNSSMMLPNLGTRRFQPALLDLSTVEDHNAQYFNFVELPAGALRFLPKPVFVPDVALITNRFNPDNLMHVFHDDLLPLFYTLRQFPGLAQEARLFFMEGWGEGAHFDLYKLLSPKQPLLRSQLKSLGRLLCFSHAFVGLSKVTTWYQYGFVQPQGPKANILVSGHEIRQFTRFMTEKLNVSHTGAPLGEEYILVFSRTQNRLILNEAELLLELAQEFQMKTVTVSLEDHSFADVVRLVSNASMLVSMHGAQLVTALFLPRGSTVVELFPYAVNPDHYTPYKTLATLPGMDLQYVAWRNMIRENTVTHPERPWDQGGITHLDRAEQARILQSREVPRHLCCRNPEWLFRIYQDTRVDIPSLMQSIQRVVKGRPGPRRQKWAFSLYPGKVQEARCQASVQGATEAHLSVSWQMPWNLRFLKVKEVRYEVWLQEQGENTYTPYMLTLQNHTFTENIKPFTTYLVWVRCIFNRSLLGPFADVLVCNT, encoded by the coding sequence ATGCACCTCTCTGCGGTGCTCAATGCCCTCCTGGTGTCCGTGCTGGCTGCCGTCCTGTGGAAGCATGTGCGCCTGCGCGAGCACGCAGCCGCCCTAGAGGAAGAGCTGGCCCTTGGGCAGCAGTCCCTGGACCCGGTCTCAGGAATGAGGGTTGACTACCCAAAGGCCCTGCAGATCCTCATGGAGGGTGGTACCCAGATGGTGTGCACAGGCCGCACCCACACAGATCGCATCTGTCGCTTCAAGTGGCTCTGCTACTCCAATGAGATCGAAGAGTTCATCTTTTTCCATGGCAACTCATCCATGATGCTGCCCAATCTGGGCACCCGGCGCTTCCAGCCCGCGCTCTTGGACCTGTCCACCGTGGAGGACCATAACGCCCAGTACTTCAACTTTGTGGAGCTGCCTGCGGGAGCCCTGCGCTTCTTGCCAAAGCCAGTGTTTGTGCCCGATGTGGCCCTCATCACCAACCGCTTCAACCCCGATAACCTCATGCACGTCTTCCATGACGACCTGCTCCCCCTCTTCTACACGCTGAGGCAGTTCCCTGGCCTGGCCCAAGAAGCCCGGCTCTTCTTCATGGAGGGTTGGGGCGAGGGCGCCCACTTTGACCTGTACAAACTCCTTAGCCCCAAGCAGCCGCTGCTACGCTCGCAGCTCAAGTCGCTGGGCCGTTTGCTCTGCTTCTCCCACGCTTTTGTGGGCCTGTCCAAGGTCACCACCTGGTACCAGTATGGCTTTGTCCAGCCCCAAGGCCCAAAGGCCAACATCCTCGTCTCTGGCCACGAGATCCGGCAGTTCACGCGGTTCATGACCGAAAAGCTGAACGTGAGCCACACGGGGGCGCCTCTGGGCGAGGAATACATTCTGGTCTTCAGTCGCACCCAGAACAGACTCATCCTGAACGAGGCGGAGCTGTTGCTGGAGCTAGCACAAGAGTTCCAGATGAAGACGGTGACGGTGTCGCTGGAGGACCACAGCTTTGCAGACGTGGTGCGGCTGGTCAGCAACGCCTCCATGCTAGTCAGCATGCACGGCGCCCAGCTGGTCACGGCCCTCTTCCTGCCCCGTGGGTCCACCGTGGTTGAGCTCTTCCCCTACGCTGTCAATCCTGACCACTACACCCCCTACAAGACTCTGGCCACCCTGCCTGGCATGGACCTGCAGTATGTAGCCTGGAGAAACATGATACGGGAGAATACAGTCACGCACCCCGAGCGTCCCTGGGACCAAGGGGGCATCACCCACCTGGACCGGGCTGAGCAGGCCCGCATCCTCCAGAGCCGAGAGGTCCCCCGGCATCTCTGTTGCCGGAACCCAGAGTGGCTCTTCCGAATCTACCAGGACACCAGAGTGGACATCCCGTCCCTCATGCAATCCATTCAGCGTGTGGTGAAGGGCCGGCCGGGACCGCGGAGGCAGAAGTGGGCATTCAGCCTGtacccaggcaaggtgcaggagGCTCGATGCCAGGCGTCTGTGCAGGGCGCCACCGAGGCCCACCTGTCTGTGTCCTGGCAGATGCCGTGGAACCTCAGGTTCCTTAAAGTGAAGGAGGTGAGGTATGAGGTGTGGCTGCAAGAGCAAGGTGAGAACACGTACACGCCATACATGCTGACCCTGCAGAACCACACCTTCACGGAGAACATCAAACCTTTCACCACCTACCTGGTGTGGGTCCGCTGCATCTTCAACAGGAGCCTCCTGGGACCTTTCGCAGATGTACTGGTGTGCAACACGTAG